A stretch of the Aspergillus puulaauensis MK2 DNA, chromosome 6, nearly complete sequence genome encodes the following:
- a CDS encoding uncharacterized protein (InterPro:IPR009959,IPR032710;~PFAM:PF12680,PF07366;~antiSMASH:Cluster_6.1;~go_process: GO:0030638 - polyketide metabolic process [Evidence IEA]) produces the protein MAASTPDADNSDDGAIAAKVNGFHITEPQFPSTTTAALQVERHDYTDLAPTARKRAHAMEGFDEISTDIVDYIVRCTHRIWDERDIGLIYTHYTHNCVLYGTMGTIYDREAVVRDTIQRLVSLPERRGMATQVLWNGNDKDGFYTSHLVTGAGRHSQNGHFGAATGKTFMSRTIADCMIYRNRIYREWVVADTMAIIKQLGLDPNVFAEEAARGLFDKGLESIDIGENRRLIGQQMPEWKADTSIANNEVERETLEWLHDMWNCRMFGRVEKHYAPNAQYHGPKMTELYGPAAALHQHLALLGSIPDAAYMPQHICSNPCEEGGVKVAVRWVMEGHHLGYGILSELGKPTGLRLQVMGITHYHYKNGRVVDEWNVYDELSLLTQIKLGQMVEEAKHK, from the coding sequence ATGGCCGCCTCTACTCCAGACGCAGACAACAGCGACGATGGGGCCATCGCAGCCAAAGTGAATGGCTTCCACATCACAGAGCCCCAGTTTCCCTCAACCACCACTGCAGCCCTCCAAGTCGAGCGGCACGACTACACCGACCTCGCCCCGACAGCTCGCAAGCGCGCCCATGCCATGGAAGGCTTCGACGAGATCTCCACAGACATCGTCGACTACATCGTTCGCTGCACGCACCGCATCTGGGACGAGCGCGATATCGGCCTAATCTACACCCACTACACCCACAATTGTGTACTCTATGGGACGATGGGGACGATCTACGACCGCGAGGCCGTCGTCCGAGATACGATCCAGCGGctcgtctccctccccgAGCGCCGGGGAATGGCGACCCAGGTACTCTGGAACGGAAATGACAAGGATGGATTCTATACCTCGCACCTTGTAACGGGCGCCGGCAGGCACTCACAGAATGGCCATTTTGGTGCTGCCACTGGCAAGACCTTTATGTCGCGCACGATCGCGGACTGCATGATCTACCGTAATCGCATCTACCGCGAGTGGGTGGTTGCTGATACCATGGCCATAATCAAGCAGCTGGGTCTGGACCCAAATGTCTttgctgaggaggctgcgaggGGGCTCTTTGACAAGGGCCTGGAGTCAATCGATATCGGCGAGAACAGGCGTCTCATCGGCCAGCAGATGCCCGAATGGAAGGCGGATACGTCGATTGCAAACAACGAGGTCGAAAGAGAAACTCTTGAATGGCTGCACGACATGTGGAACTGCCGAATGTTTGGCCGGGTCGAGAAACACTACGCTCCCAACGCGCAGTACCACGGACCCAAGATGACAGAGCTCTATGGACCGGCTGCTGCCTTGCACCAGCATCTAGCCCTCCTCGGTTCCATCCCAGATGCTGCGTACATGCCTCAGCATATCTGCTCCAACCCCTGCGAGGAGGGTGGAGTGAAGGTCGCTGTGCGCTGGGTGATGGAAGGCCACCATTTGGGATATGGAATTCTGAGTGAATTGGGAAAGCCAACAGGCTTGAGACTGCAGGTTATGGGGATCACGCACTATCATTACAAGAATGGCCGGGTTGTTGACGAGTGGAATGTGTACGATGAGCTGTCGCTGTTGACGCAGATTAAGCTGGGCCAGATGGTCGAGGAAGCGAAGCACAAGTAG
- a CDS encoding uncharacterized protein (COG:I,J,T;~EggNog:ENOG410PFMP;~InterPro:IPR023631,IPR036928,IPR020556;~PFAM:PF01425;~SMCOG1105:amidase;~antiSMASH:Cluster_6.1): protein MQWEEIAQTKRASRDRAIPPEWQLSLPQFQDTQVDVRAVPSQCGILTTRELDITATDAVELVQKLVRREYTSYEVTLAFCKRAAIAQQLINCLSEVIFQSALAAAAQIDAEYAATGVPRGPLHGLPVSLKDCFPVEGTDATIGYTAFANSPTKHGEDAAITRIMRECGAVLFCKTNVPTAMMAGETYNSIYGYTSNPYNTFLSSGGSSGGESALLALRGSPLGVGTDVGGSVRIPASFCGLYTLKPSSGRFPIAGTRDGMEGQEAVRNVVGPMAKSLAAIEMWTRAVLASQPWMAVDPVCLPIPYREVQIPRKLCFGLLLDDGIVKPLPPVTRALHQAKAALEAAGHMLVEFRIDDPLYTDTLKHALYRSAAADAVSNTLAKTEEPWPRGMEMLEETVKSNDKSPATVSDLWKAQVKRTEYARRVLQAWAATESKTGTGREIDALLMPCTPWPACEKYKFTYDNYTSLWNVLDYCAITVPVTQVSVVDDVKPPYECRNQIEADIWEGYEPENLKGAPVGVQLVGRRLNEEYLLGVTRACDDALKL from the exons ATGCAGTGGGAGGAGATTGCACAGACCAAGCGCGCAAGTCGCGATAGGGCCATCCCACCAGAATGGCAGCTGTCATTGCCTCAATTTCAAGACACCCAAGTTGATGTTCGGGCAGTGCCATCCCAATGCGGTATTCTTACGACTCGAGAACTGGATATAACGGCGACTGACGCAGTCGAGCTGGTGCAGAAACTCGTCCGCCGGGAATACACCTCATATGAAGTAACTCTGGCATTTTGCAAGCGAGCGGCCATTGCGCAGCAGCTTATCAACTGCCTCAGCGAAGTTATTTTCCAGTCggctcttgctgctgctgcacagaTTGATGCTGAGTATGCCGCCACGGGTGTGCCTCGCGGCCCTCTGCATGGCCTGCCAGTCTCCCTAAAGGATTGCTTCCCAGTTGAAGGAACTGACGCGACAATTGGTTATACGGCGTTCGCAAATAGTCCCACGAAACACGGAGAAGATGCAGCAATTACAAGGATCATGAGGGAATGTGGTGCGGTGTTATTCTGCAAGACCAACGTTCCAACAGCCATGATGGCCGGCGAG ACGTACAATTCCATATACGGTTACACTTCAAACCCATATAATACATTTCTCTCCAGCGGTGGCTCCTCAGGCGGGGAGAGCGCGTTGCTGGCTCTACGGGGATCTCCACTCGGCGTGGGAACAGATGTAGGAGGCTCCGTCCGAATCCCAGCATCCTTCTGTGGCCTGTACACCCTGAAGCCGTCCTCTGGTCGCTTTCCCATCGCTGGAACCCGAGACGGGATGGAGGGCCAGGAGGCAGTTCGCAATGTGGTTGGTCCCATGGCAAAGTCCCTGGCCGCGATTGAGATGTGGACGAGGGCAGTTCTGGCAAGCCAGCCGTGGATGGCCGTTGATCCAGTCTGTCTGCCTATCCCTTACAGAGAGGTACAGATACCGAGAAAACTCTGCTTTGGACTTCTTCTGGACGACGGGATTGTCAAGCCTCTGCCCCCCGTCACCCGGGCTTTGCATCAAGCGAAAGCGGCCCTGGAAGCGGCAGGCCATATGCTTGTGGAGTTTCGCAT TGATGATCCTCTGTATACGGATACCCTCAAACACGCGCTGTACCGCTCCGCCGCAGCAGATGCAGTGAGCAATACCCTCGCCAAAACAGAAGAGCCCTGGCCTCGCGGCATGGAAATGCTTGAGGAAACGGTCAAAAGCAACGACAAAAGCCCAGCTACGGTGTCCGATCTGTGGAAAGCTCAGGTTAAGCGAACTGAATACGCGAGGCGGGTCTTACAGGCGTGGGCAGCGACAGAGAGTAAGACTGGCACAGGCCGCGAGATCGATGCCCTGCTAATGCCGTGTACCCCGTGGCCGGCGTGCGAGAAGTACAAATTCACATATGACAACTACACCAGCCTGTGGAACGTGCTGGACTACTGCGCGATCACTGTCCCGGTTACCCAGGTCTCAGTGGTCGACGATGTTAAACCGCCATACGAGTGTCGGAACCAGATTGAAGCAGACATCTGGGAGGGATACGAGCCCGAGAACTTAAAGGGTGCTCCTGTTGGTGTACAACTGGTTGGCAGGCGATTGAATGAGGAGTATCTCTTGGGGGTGACCAGGGCATGCGACGATGCTTTAAAGCTCTAG
- a CDS encoding uncharacterized protein (COG:G;~EggNog:ENOG410PKYC;~InterPro:IPR020846,IPR005828,IPR036259;~PFAM:PF07690,PF00083;~SMCOG1169:sugar transport protein;~TransMembrane:12 (i54-82o94-114i121-138o144-168i180-203o235-254i344-372o392-411i418-437o443-465i477-495o507-527i);~antiSMASH:Cluster_6.1;~go_component: GO:0016021 - integral component of membrane [Evidence IEA];~go_function: GO:0022857 - transmembrane transporter activity [Evidence IEA];~go_process: GO:0055085 - transmembrane transport [Evidence IEA]): protein MASKVKAGSSDPAKPEHGDVSNGEIEISEHIIFERKIALINGEIDKLGFGKYQLCIWMLCGMGYFIDLALVQGVALMATAVFQEMNVPSEKQGLIYTCSNAGLAVGAFGFGIITDIIGRKWAFQLTCLITAVFAMLMAASKQNYGAICAIYFLSCVGLGGNVPIDATIALEFLPKNRRYLVALLNIWQPIGVVIACAIAYGTVAKYRCAVDLPACAFVDEGEACCTMSSNMGWRYLVIIIGAMALFIFSARYLLFSFYESPKFLVSQGRDQNAIDVLRKIAKFNKAEAPTLTIEDLRQVEVAPGLREQPQQEQTGSARSPTNIVTDMIRRLGFLRGLFLSKLQLFSFVLLSLAYMGNYWSFTLAGYFLPIVLLNNNVDSGAHDVTETYRQYVYIYLPGVLGAVAALFSIQVPLLGRKWSLVISAALQGLSMAMYTQVKNTAGYVGLNALEYIMQSYFNAVLYSAAPEMFDTTYRASASGLLSCFGRIAGIVAPIAGQKYISEGAAGVLWLGAGGIWLAAFLLCFLPIEMRNKQMN, encoded by the exons ATGGCCTCCAAAGTCAAGGCTGGCTCGTCTGACCCTGCAAAACCAGAGCACGGCGATGTCTCAAATGGAGAGATAGAAATCAGTGAACACATTATCTTTGAGCGAAAGATAGCATTGATCAATGGTGAGATTGACAAGCTGGGATTTGGCAAGTACCAACTCTGCATCTGGATGTTGTGCGGAATGGGGTACTTCATCGACTTGGCCTTGGTGCAGGGCGTTGCTCTGATGGCCACTGCTGTATT CCAGGAAATGAATGTCCCGTCGGAGAAACAGGGCTTGATCTACACCTGCTCAAACGCAGGCCTCGC CGTTGGAGCGTTTGGATTCGGTATAATCACAGACATCATCGGGCGTAAATGGGCATTCCAGCTGACATGTCTCATCACCGCGGTATTCGCCATGCTCATGGCCGCAAGCAAACAAAACTACGGCGCGATCTGCGCAATCTACTTTCTGTCCTGTGTTGGCCTAGGGGGGAATGTCCCCATTGATGCCACAATTGCACTTGAGTTTCTGCCCAAGAACCGTCGCTATCTGGTCGCGTTGCTGAATATATGGCAGCCGATTGGCGTAGTCATTGCGTGCGCCATCGCGTATGGCACCGTCGCAAAGTACCGATGTGCCGTGGATCTACCTGCGTGCGCGTTTgtcgacgagggcgaggcctGCTGCACAATGTCAAGCAATATGGGATGGCGATACTTGGTGATTATCATTGGAGCCATGGCtcttttcatcttctccgcgCGATAtctcctcttcagcttctaCGAGTCGCCCAAGTTCCTTGTCAGCCAGGGCCGGGACCAAAATGCCATCGACGTCCTGCGCAAGATTGCCAAATTCAACAAGGCTGAGGCGCCCACATTGACGATCGAAGACCTGCGCCAGGTTGAAGTCGCGCCGGGCCTGAGAGAGCAGCCACAACAGGAACAGACTGGCTCCGCTCGTTCACCGACCAACATTGTCACGGACATGATCAGGAGGCTGGGCTTCCTGCGCGGTCTCTTCCTCAGCAAGCTTCAATTGTTCAGCTTTGTTCTCCTCAGCCTTGCTTATATGGGCAACTACTGGTCCTTCACCTTGGCCGGGTACTTCCTCCCGATTGTGCTGCTCAACAACAATGTCGACAGCGGCGCCCACGATGTCACCGAAACATACCGCCAGTACGTCTACATCTACCTGCCCGGTGTGCTAGGAGCTGTTGCGGCCCTGTTCTCTATTCAAGTCCCCCTGCTTGGCCGAAAGTGGTCGCTCGTCATCTCAGCGGCCCTGCAAGGTCTGTCGATGGCCATGTACACCCAAGTCAAGAATACCGCAGGTTACGTCGGCCTGAATGCTCTCGAGTATATAATGCAAAGC TATTTCAATGCCGTGTTGTACTCGGCCGCGCCTGAGATGTTTGACACGACGTATCGTGCGAGCGCAAGCGGCCTTCTCTCCTGCTTTGGCCGAATTGCTGGAATTGTCGCCCCGATTGCTGGGCAGAAATACATATCTGAGGGCGCGGCGGGCGTTCTTTGgcttggtgctggtggcaTCTGGCTCGCTGCGTTTTTGCTGTGCTTCCTCCCTATTGAGATGAGGAATAAGCAGATGAACTAA
- a CDS encoding uncharacterized protein (COG:C;~EggNog:ENOG410PM34;~InterPro:IPR012951;~PFAM:PF08031;~antiSMASH:Cluster_6.1;~go_function: GO:0016491 - oxidoreductase activity [Evidence IEA];~go_function: GO:0050660 - flavin adenine dinucleotide binding [Evidence IEA];~go_process: GO:0055114 - oxidation-reduction process [Evidence IEA]), giving the protein MTNGTGYALRQLAPDSGVYYNEANSWEPDWQWAFWGPNYARARSVKQKYDPDSLLWCHHCVGSELFEQQRNGSLCAAF; this is encoded by the exons ATGACAAATGGCACGGGATATGCACTCAGACAGCTGGCGCCTGACTCTGGTGTTTACTACAACGAG GCCAACTCCTGGGAGCCCGACTGGCAGTGGGCTTTCTGGGGGCCCAACTATGCCCGAGCGCGGTCTGTCAAGCAGAAGTACGACCCGGACAGTCTGCTGTGGTGTCACCATTGCGTGGGCAGCGAGTTGTTTGAGCAGCAGAGAAACGGCTCTCTCTGTGCTGCGTTCTAA
- a CDS encoding uncharacterized protein (antiSMASH:Cluster_6.1) yields MVRDNPRITNPSPVRDLGLGAMDYERWAALHNELLRRGAEGSSRKMPSSPRTYWEAAGPPRRPPVVDFLKCAYVESPLLAERGALLHFVGDLAEPSTMVDVYVGCANEVPTGTFIRLHRLSKFRNGGNEGTLLNQNTMEASFITDYNDTPGVCALPFAWMPLEVILEAYLRLIDEGKVERLQMIGQITSWTNLTGPG; encoded by the exons ATGGTGAGGGATAACCCCCGAATCACCAACCCTAGCCCAGTCCGTGACCTAGGTCTCGGTGCAATGGACTACGAGCGCTGGGCCGCGTTACACAACGAGCTCCTAAGACGAGGGGCAGAAGGCAGCAGCCGCAAGATGCCGTCGTCACCAAGAACATATTGGGAGGCAGCGGGCCCCCCGAGGAGGCCGCCGGTGGTTGATTTCCTGAAATGCGCCTATGTTGAGTCCCCTCTTCTTGCTGAGCGCGGCGCGCTGCTCCATTTCGTCGGGGATCTAGCCGAACCGTCTACGATGGTGGATGTGTATGTCGGGTGTGCGAACGAGGTGCCGACTGGGACGTTTATTCGGCTGCACAGGCTCAGCAAGTTTCGGAATGGCGGTAACGAGGGGACTTT GTTGAATCAGAATACCATGGAGGCAAGCTTCATCACAGACTATAATGATACACCGGGTGTTTGCGCCCTTCCCTTCGCCTGGATGCCGCTTGAAGTCATTCTAGAGGCTTACCTTCGATTGATTGACGAGGGGAAAGTCGAGCGGTTACAGATGATAGGGCAGATTACCTCGTGGACGAACTTGACAGGCCCTGGGTGA
- a CDS encoding fungal specific transcription factor domain-containing protein (COG:S;~EggNog:ENOG410Q0A0;~TransMembrane:2 (i248-265o541-565i);~antiSMASH:Cluster_6.1), with the protein MPLTRYRKQKCGGFTYDVKCQPCTNRNVKCSFEEEVKDLRFNPYLRRRSSRSPSVNVEEARIDNARASADGPSPCLVPALAAFDSRDVRPDASPAEETLPKKIDSLQSRVAELEQRLGTAQRDFADYMDTPRSQPETSLLHHANPDQRRHGYEPSSTVPVGLLCNSNPHSLPSPHGTVNTDGPLKALNSMQRDDPGEFEMHDPITCSVLTEGEAHVMFRLYFSNCQLNAPFLDTNLDTDIDRVRSRSVLLFIAILSVGARFWSASSKASCWLHPRYAEIVRLLDAEIMRVTLRPRHDDQRLETVQALMLCAHWMPFDPTRGQQRYQSRFSEAGAWQCLGLAIRWATSLALERSCHTSFLRPETVTQEDARRFRTMLYLVESDHYLALSARRPSYLNPKPLYDVLTNFLQCKYAQSTDIRLACLFRVAYGAHFTGCRPTTIESVEAFDHDVQLMERRFMSRQGDQLMDGFSQHFPFTSLQWYRLSYACAFLDAADPAQRTGKVLTWAIEWASQILVHLSKPSSSSNSPTQVQLEPDPSVVDILSFAIDHYFVVIAYAAFFLVNSWLSNLMDINLRPLSSPQPDEARFGRGTDPSASLLFRLVDVAARTLEAASPPEGHLARRYSALLRGMAGLTLSGNLQTQTQVHDSSGNPSAMFMDANSFAPEQLQTHLGEDLWEMWHQAGLEPMGWSNLLDTI; encoded by the exons ATGCCACTGACGCGATACAGGAAACAGAAATGTGGAGGCTTCACATACGACGTCAAGTGCCAGCCATGTACCAATCGCAACGTCAAATGCAGCTTTGAGGAAGAGGTCAAGGACCTGCGCTTCAACCCCTACCTCCGCCGCAGGTCCTCACGATCGCCTTCAGTCAACGTTGAAGAAGCGCGCATTGACAATGCTCGTGCCTCTGCAGATGGTCCTTCGCCATGTCTAGTCCCGGCTCTGGCCGCGTTCGACAGCAGGGATGTACGGCCGGATGCTTCACCAGCAGAGGAAACGCTTCCGAAGAAGATTGATTCGCTACAATCACG CGTCGCCGAGCTTGAGCAAAGGCTCGGCACAGCCCAGAGGGACTTTGCAGACTACATGGACACTCCACGCTCCCAGCCGGAGACATCGCTTCTGCATCATGCCAACCCTGACCAACGTCGACATGGTTATGAGCCCTCTTCGACGGTTCC CGTCGGCCTACTATGTAATTCCAATCCACACAGCTTGCCCAGCCCCCATGGAACTGTCAACACCGATGGACCTTTAAAGGCGTTGAACAGCATGCAAAGAGACGATCCTGGCGAATTCGAAATGCACGATCCAATCACCTGCTCGGTACTGACAGAAGGTGAAGCGCACGTCATGTTTCGTCT ATACTTTTCCAACTGTCAGCTCAATGCGCCATTCCTTGATACTAACCTTGACACCGACATTGATCGGGTACGCTCGAGGAGCGTCTTGCTGTTCATTGCCATTCTCTCAGTCGGCGCCCGGTTCTGGAGTGCTTCTTCAAA AGCCTCCTGCTGGCTGCATCCTCGGTATGCAGAGATTGTTCGGCTTCTTGATGCTGAAATCATGAGGGTCACGCTGCGCCCAAGGCACGACGACCAAAGGCTCGAAACAGTGCAGGCACTGATGTTATGTGCGCACTGGATGCCCTTTGATCCCACCAGGGGTCAGCAACGGTATCAATCTAGGTTCTCTGAAGCTGGCGCATGGCAGTGTCTGGGCCTAGCGATCCGATGGGCGACGTCCCTAGCATTGGAACGCAGCTGCCATACCAGTTTCCTACGACCGGAGACAGTGACCCAAGAAGACGCGCGGCGATTCCGAACGATGCTGTATCTGGTAGAGAGCGATCACTA CCTCGCACTATCTGCTCGACGGCCTTCGTACCTCAACCCTAAGCCCCTCTACGATGTGCTCACCAACTTCCTACAGTGCAAGTACGCGCAGAGCACAGATATCCGTTTAGCATGTCTTTTCCGAGTCGCCTACGGCGCACACTTCACTGGGTGTCGGCCAACAACCATCGAGAGTGTCGAAGCCTTTGACCACGATGTGCAGCTGATGGAGCGACGCTTCATGTCTCGCCAGGGCGATCAACTAATGGATGGATTCAGCCAACACTTCCCGTTCACTTCATTGCAGTGGTATCGGCTGTCGTATGCCTGTGCATTTCTCGATGCCGCCGATCCAGCTCAGCGGACGGGGAAGGTTTTGACATGGGCTATTGAATGGGCGAGCCAGATCCTCGTCCACTTGTCTAAACCATCGTCTTCCAGTAACAGTCCAACACAAGTGCAGCTGGAGCCCGATCCCAGTGTAGTCGACATCTTGTCCTTCGCTATTGACCACTACTTTGTCGTCATTGCGTATGCGGCCTTCTTCCTTGTCAACAGCTGGCTGAGCAACCTGATGGACA TAAATCTCCGTCCTCTTTCCTCGCCCCAGCCAGATGAAGCCCGTTTTGGAAGAGGCACGGACCCAtctgcttctttgctcttccgACTCGTCGACGTTGCTGCCCGTACGCTGGAGGCAGCCAGCCCACCCGAAGGCCACCTTGCACGCCGCTATTCTGCACTTCTACGTGGAATGGCAGGCTTGACCTTGTCTGGTAACCTCCAAACACAGACGCAAGTCCATGACTCAAGCGGCAATCCAAGTGCTATGTTCATGGATGCCAACAGCTTTGCGCCAGAGCAGTTGCAGACGCATCTCGGTGAAGACCTCTGGGAGATGTGGCACCAAGCGGGACTGGAACCGATGGGCTGGTCGAACTTGTTGGATACCATTTAG
- a CDS encoding uncharacterized protein (COG:C;~EggNog:ENOG410PM34;~InterPro:IPR016166,IPR006094,IPR036318;~PFAM:PF01565;~SECRETED:SignalP(1-18);~SMCOG1138:FAD linked oxidase domain protein;~antiSMASH:Cluster_6.1;~go_function: GO:0016491 - oxidoreductase activity [Evidence IEA];~go_function: GO:0050660 - flavin adenine dinucleotide binding [Evidence IEA];~go_function: GO:0071949 - FAD binding [Evidence IEA];~go_process: GO:0055114 - oxidation-reduction process [Evidence IEA]), with translation MRVFYFLPLWLLVHAVAAASSQCKCAPSDPWPSRSDWSYLNETVSGRLIKTIPPGSICYQDEPNYDKSACDALRKNWTDSRYHSSSPVTVSDPLWSNSSCTPIYPNGTSISGDPYAGVKGCSLGYLSPYVVNATTAQHVQAALGFAKKHNIRLNIKNTGHNPEKSYGSLSVWTHNMKNITIHPSFTPAKCDSAESHDAATLGAGVQDGEIIQYIAKKNMTTDVGVTGWATGGGHGVITGTYGMGADNVIEARIVTPGSAIVTANECENSDLFWAIRGGGAGFGVILSLTVKIYPMPSLSVASVSISARNGTSSTTFWKVIATLHRDFVKLQDSGVMGYYTASGPPYSFQYTMFQLDSTNTSSIDQLITPLKKHLGTYNGSVESSSFTSWMPSWYSIEKLYPTGGDAGTTRGVRASRLLTRKAVEDTEMLASTLEIVASRDKDSPDGVSSPSLSGTMTISQRPVDNALNPAWRDAAVHLISSVSWDDTLL, from the exons ATGCGGGTGTTCTATTTCTTACCTCTATGGCTGCTGGTGCACGCTGTGGCTGCCGCCAGCTCCCAGTGCAAATGT GCTCCCTCGGACCCCTGGCCTTCTAGAAGTGATTGGTCTTATCTGAACGAGACCGTCTCGGGCCGCTTGATCAAGACAATCCCCCCCGGCTCCATTTGCTACCAGGACGAGCCGAATTACGACAAGTCGGCTTGTGACGCCTTGCGGAAGAATTGGACAGACTCGCGTTATCATTCGTCAAGCCCTGTCACAGTGTCCGATCCTCTGTGGTCGAACAGCAGCTGCACTCCCATCTATCCGAATGGCACTAGCATCTCCGGCGACCCTTATGCTGGTGTTAAGGGATGCTCGTTGGGATACCTGTCTCCGTATGTTGTGAATGCAACTACCGCGCAACATGTGCAGGCGGCCTTGGGATTTGCAAAGAAGCACAATATCAGGCTCAACATTAAGAACACTGGACATAACCCTGAGAAGAG TTATGGAAGTCTATC GGTCTGGACCCACAACATGAAGAACATTACAATCCATCCCTCGTTCACACCAGCCAAATGTGATTCTGCGGAGAGCCACGATGCTGCAACTCTCGGCGCTGGAGTCCAGGATGGGGAGATCATCCAGTATATTGCAAAGAAGAACATGACGACT GATGTCGGCGTTACCGGCTGGGCAACCGGAGGTGGTCATGGTGTCATAACTGGCACCTACGGCATGGGCGCTGATAATGTCATCGAGGCTCGGATTGTCACTCCGGGAAGTGCCATCGTCACTGCTAACGAATGTGAGAACAGCGACCTGTTCTGGGCTATCcgaggcggcggcgctggCTTCGGCGTTATTCTCAGTCTCACCGTCAAGATCTATCCAATGCCGTCCCTGTCGGTAGCCTCGGTGAGCATCAGTGCTCGCAATGGGACATCCTCTACGACGTTCTGGAAGGTTATCGCCACCCTCCACAGGGATTTTGTCAAGCTCCAGGATTCAGGTGTGATGGGCTATTACACCGCCAGTGGTCCGCCTTACAGCTTCCAATATACCATGTTCCAGCTGGATTCGACCAACACAAGCTCTATCGACCAGTTGATTACCCCACTAAAGAAGCACCTGGGAACATACAATGGCAGTGTTGAGTCTTCGTCGTTCACCTCGTGGATGCCCTCCTGGTACTCTATCGAGAAACTGTATCCGACAGGTGGCGACGCTGGTACAACCCGTGGTGTCCGGGCGAGTCGGCTGCTAACTCGCAAGGCGGTTGAAGACACAGAGATGCTGGCAAGCACGCTGGAGATTGTTGCGTCGCGAGACAAGGACTCTCCA GATGGAGTCTCGAGTCCTTCGCTCTCGGGCACCATGACTATCAGCCAACGACCCGTCGACAATGCCCTGAACCCGGCATGGCGGGATGCGGCCGTGCATTTGATCAGCAGTGTGTCATGGGATGACACCCTTCTCTAG
- a CDS encoding 2,4'-dihydroxyacetophenone dioxygenase family protein (COG:S;~EggNog:ENOG410PWCY;~InterPro:IPR014710,IPR011051,IPR025979;~PFAM:PF12973;~antiSMASH:Cluster_6.1) codes for MEKGDLSKAAYRGAKLPSVPEDLVVSGVLNLECDERLWVPQAKDVWFRPLCFNVSHGYFVNILRVRKSGILSRHRHTGPVHATVLRGRWHYLEHDWWADEGGYAFEPPGDIHTLEVPEGVDEMVTLFHVTGAYIYVDVDGVALGIEDVFSKLQAARAHYEQVGLGADFADRFVR; via the coding sequence ATGGAAAAAGGCGACCTCTCCAAGGCTGCATACAGGGGTGCGAAACTCCCCTCAGTCCCCGAGGATCTCGTGGTCTCTGGCGTTCTCAATCTCGAATGCGACGAGCGCCTCTGGGTCCCGCAAGCCAAAGACGTCTGGTTCCGGCCGCTGTGTTTCAATGTCTCGCACGGCTACTTTGTCAATATCCTGCGCGTCCGCAAGAGTGGCATCCTGTCGAGGCACAGACACACGGGCCCTGTACATGCAACAGTCCTGCGAGGGCGCTGGCATTATCTAGAACACGATTGGTGGGCCGACGAAGGTGGTTATGCATTCGAACCGCCTGGCGATATCCATACACTCGAGGTGCCGGAGGGGGTAGACGAGATGGTCACCTTATTCCATGTAACGGGGGCCTACATTTATGTTGATGTCGATGGAGTGGCTTTAGGGATTGAAGACGTCTTTAGCAAGCTACAGGCAGCGAGGGCGCATTATGAGCAGGTGGGATTGGGCGCAGACTTTGCAGACCGGTTTGTCCGGTAG